Proteins from a single region of Bdellovibrio bacteriovorus HD100:
- a CDS encoding helix-turn-helix domain-containing protein — protein sequence MEKLVKSKLEVLFAQQKEAQVELNGLYNVVLEQVEKPLLELALRAYNGNQVKTAQMLGINRNTLKKKIDNYKIRVKKMN from the coding sequence TTGGAGAAACTAGTTAAAAGCAAACTAGAAGTTCTTTTTGCCCAGCAAAAAGAAGCACAAGTTGAATTGAACGGTTTGTACAATGTGGTTCTGGAACAAGTTGAAAAACCTCTTCTTGAACTGGCTTTGCGTGCCTATAACGGCAACCAGGTGAAAACCGCGCAAATGCTGGGCATCAACCGCAACACCCTTAAGAAGAAAATTGACAACTATAAGATTCGTGTAAAGAAAATGAACTAG
- the rpsF gene encoding 30S ribosomal protein S6, protein METTTTKKPYEVVVLMHPDASLEEQKDLFKKNKATIESYKGSINSLETWGKRTLATPIGKLKKAIYFHSTFEADTQAIAELERTMRINDKVLRFMHTRLDERTSLGKFMEGFKKGLAESAAREKEREAKAAARKAAFAAAKAERSERYDKGE, encoded by the coding sequence ATGGAAACTACTACAACGAAAAAACCTTACGAGGTTGTCGTTCTTATGCACCCGGATGCTTCTTTGGAAGAGCAAAAAGATCTTTTCAAGAAGAACAAAGCCACGATTGAATCCTACAAAGGTTCCATCAACTCTTTGGAAACTTGGGGCAAAAGAACTTTGGCAACTCCAATTGGTAAGCTGAAAAAAGCTATCTACTTCCACTCTACATTCGAAGCAGATACTCAAGCTATTGCAGAGCTTGAAAGAACTATGCGTATCAACGACAAAGTTCTTCGCTTTATGCACACTCGCTTGGATGAGCGCACTTCATTGGGCAAATTCATGGAAGGCTTCAAAAAAGGTCTTGCTGAATCTGCTGCTCGTGAAAAAGAACGTGAAGCAAAAGCTGCTGCCCGTAAAGCTGCATTTGCTGCTGCTAAAGCAGAGCGTTCTGAGCGTTACGACAAAGGCGAATAA
- a CDS encoding S8 family serine peptidase, translated as MKGLIGRASKAAIFGLLITGLNAFAATPESVPGEFIVKFKDEAVAVSSMKELSQDLGSYIKDVIPGQNIVVIKRPVFEIQSNVMKSLAMNPNVDIVEPNFIYRINKTPNDPMLGQLWGMINTGQADSQKREGIAGIDIGAEQAWDITTGSKDVVVAVIDTGINYNHPDLKSNLWTNDAELNGKAGVDDDGNGIIDDIYGANFVTAAKPTGNPLDDHGHGSHCSGTIGASGDDGKGLVGVAWNVRIMGVKFLSASGSGSLDGALKAIDYATSKGAKILSNSWGGGGYSETLKQAIERSNAAGTLFVAAAGNESNNNDSNPTYPATYDVPNVLSVAAIDNRGQIASFSNYGKTKVHVGAPGVNIVSSITGAGYDSWSGTSMATPHVSGMAVLLATAEPNLTGIEMKERIIATSKPLAGLRGKSKGGLANAYTMLTNTLPQPDPNDPVNWQTVDVAHSTPHPYTNKSNLVYEVSVPGAKQISVYFSKFDTERDYDKVELYDANGKLVGTMSGKNDETFSPVIDGEYVKIVFTSDDSVNRYGFDITKAAWR; from the coding sequence ATGAAAGGGCTTATCGGAAGAGCCTCCAAGGCAGCCATCTTCGGTTTGCTGATCACAGGATTGAACGCGTTTGCAGCAACGCCGGAATCCGTACCTGGTGAATTCATCGTAAAATTCAAGGACGAAGCCGTCGCAGTTTCTTCCATGAAAGAGCTGAGCCAGGATCTGGGTTCTTACATTAAAGATGTAATCCCTGGTCAAAACATCGTCGTGATCAAACGCCCGGTGTTTGAAATCCAATCCAACGTGATGAAATCCCTGGCGATGAATCCCAACGTGGACATCGTTGAGCCGAACTTCATCTATAGAATCAATAAAACTCCCAACGATCCAATGCTGGGTCAATTGTGGGGCATGATCAACACTGGTCAGGCTGATTCCCAAAAACGTGAGGGCATTGCCGGCATCGACATTGGTGCGGAACAAGCTTGGGATATCACGACGGGTTCCAAAGATGTTGTTGTTGCCGTAATCGACACGGGTATCAACTACAACCATCCGGATCTGAAATCCAATCTTTGGACGAACGATGCAGAACTAAATGGTAAAGCGGGTGTTGATGACGACGGCAACGGCATCATCGATGACATTTACGGTGCAAACTTTGTAACAGCGGCGAAACCAACCGGCAATCCATTGGATGATCACGGTCACGGTTCTCACTGCTCTGGTACCATCGGTGCTTCCGGTGACGATGGCAAAGGTCTTGTGGGCGTGGCTTGGAATGTTCGCATCATGGGTGTGAAATTCCTTTCTGCGAGCGGTTCCGGTTCTTTGGACGGCGCTTTGAAAGCCATTGATTACGCAACTTCCAAGGGTGCAAAAATCCTTTCCAACTCCTGGGGTGGCGGTGGTTACTCTGAGACTTTGAAACAAGCGATCGAAAGATCCAACGCTGCAGGTACTTTGTTTGTGGCGGCTGCGGGGAATGAATCCAACAACAACGATTCCAACCCGACTTACCCTGCAACTTACGATGTGCCAAACGTGTTGTCTGTCGCAGCTATCGACAACCGCGGTCAGATCGCCTCCTTCTCGAACTATGGTAAAACCAAAGTTCACGTGGGCGCTCCGGGTGTGAACATCGTTTCCTCCATCACAGGTGCGGGTTACGATTCCTGGTCTGGTACTTCCATGGCGACACCTCACGTGTCTGGTATGGCCGTTCTTCTGGCAACAGCAGAGCCGAATCTGACAGGTATCGAGATGAAAGAAAGAATTATCGCGACTTCCAAGCCTCTGGCGGGTCTTCGTGGTAAATCCAAAGGTGGTTTGGCAAATGCTTACACCATGCTGACAAACACCCTGCCACAGCCGGATCCAAACGATCCCGTAAACTGGCAGACTGTGGATGTGGCTCACTCCACTCCGCACCCTTACACCAACAAATCCAACCTGGTGTATGAAGTTTCTGTACCGGGCGCAAAGCAGATCTCTGTCTATTTCTCCAAGTTCGACACTGAGAGAGACTATGACAAAGTGGAGCTTTACGATGCCAATGGCAAACTTGTCGGCACCATGAGCGGCAAGAACGATGAAACATTCTCTCCGGTGATTGATGGTGAGTATGTGAAGATCGTCTTCACTTCCGATGATTCAGTTAACAGATACGGTTTCGATATCACTAAAGCGGCGTGGAGATAA
- a CDS encoding SDR family oxidoreductase, translated as MGPLFYFFRRKHKQEFKPVVLVTGCSAGIGLAVAHLLRRHPEYRLVLTAREKSLDKLRDEFLEDERLLIRPLDVTSEADRIQLVNEVSKVWGGIDILINNAGISYRAVVEHMTEKDEELQMATNYFGPMGLIRLCLPHMRETGRGKIINVSSVSGMLAMPTMSSYSASKFALEGASEALWYEMRPFGVTISLVQPGFIHSPSHKNVYHTQNSDPARNWSGPYCDFYKNMTPFVEKMMNMSLTTPEKVAKQILHTMKTENPPLWIPATLDATVFYYIRRLLPRRVLLPFLYWCLPGARHWAKEHTHRRS; from the coding sequence ATGGGGCCCCTTTTTTATTTCTTCCGTCGCAAGCACAAGCAAGAATTCAAACCTGTCGTTCTGGTCACGGGATGTTCCGCCGGTATCGGCCTGGCCGTTGCGCATCTTTTGCGCCGGCATCCTGAATATCGCCTGGTGCTGACCGCGCGGGAAAAAAGTCTGGATAAACTTCGCGACGAATTTCTGGAAGACGAACGCCTGCTGATTCGTCCGCTGGATGTGACCTCGGAAGCCGACCGTATTCAGCTGGTGAACGAAGTCAGCAAAGTCTGGGGTGGCATCGACATACTGATCAACAACGCCGGCATTTCTTACCGCGCGGTGGTTGAACACATGACCGAAAAAGATGAAGAGCTGCAAATGGCCACCAACTATTTCGGGCCCATGGGTTTGATTCGTCTGTGCCTTCCGCACATGCGCGAAACGGGCAGGGGAAAGATCATCAACGTGTCTTCGGTCAGCGGGATGCTGGCGATGCCGACGATGTCTTCGTATTCGGCTTCGAAATTCGCACTGGAAGGCGCTTCCGAGGCCTTATGGTACGAAATGCGCCCGTTTGGTGTGACGATCTCGCTGGTGCAACCCGGCTTTATTCACAGTCCTTCCCACAAAAACGTCTATCACACCCAGAACTCGGATCCAGCGCGCAACTGGAGTGGACCGTATTGCGATTTTTATAAGAACATGACTCCGTTTGTGGAAAAGATGATGAACATGTCGCTGACCACTCCGGAAAAAGTCGCCAAACAGATCCTGCACACGATGAAAACCGAAAACCCGCCACTCTGGATTCCAGCCACCCTGGATGCGACGGTGTTCTATTACATCCGTCGTTTGCTGCCTCGCCGGGTGCTTTTGCCGTTCCTGTACTGGTGCCTGCCAGGGGCGCGGCATTGGGCCAAAGAGCACACCCACAGACGATCCTAA
- a CDS encoding radical SAM protein: MLKINEIFYSIQGETTYVGCPTVFVRLTACNLRCTYCDTKYSYYEGEMQTLEAIIAEIDSHKAPNVCITGGEPLLQKEVHTLMKTLCDKGYLVSLETSGSKSVEMVDPRVKIILDVKTPDSGAADSFVMENIGFSTPSTEYKFVICSEKDFEWSEEFCRQHNLFEKFVVLYSPSYGQVSERWLAEKILQKNSSARLQLQLHKYIWNPETRGV, encoded by the coding sequence ATGCTTAAAATAAATGAGATTTTCTATAGTATTCAAGGTGAAACGACCTATGTGGGCTGCCCCACGGTGTTCGTGCGCCTGACCGCCTGCAACCTGCGCTGCACTTACTGCGACACCAAGTATTCGTACTACGAAGGTGAGATGCAGACTCTGGAAGCCATCATCGCCGAAATCGATTCTCATAAGGCACCTAATGTTTGCATCACCGGTGGTGAACCGCTGTTGCAAAAAGAAGTTCACACTTTGATGAAAACTTTGTGCGACAAAGGCTACTTGGTTTCTTTGGAAACAAGTGGATCAAAAAGTGTTGAGATGGTTGATCCTCGCGTAAAAATTATTTTGGATGTGAAAACTCCTGACAGTGGTGCTGCAGATTCATTTGTGATGGAGAACATCGGCTTTTCCACTCCCAGCACGGAATACAAGTTCGTGATCTGTTCAGAAAAAGATTTCGAATGGTCTGAGGAATTCTGCCGTCAACATAATTTATTTGAAAAATTTGTGGTTTTATACAGCCCATCATACGGCCAAGTGTCTGAACGCTGGTTGGCAGAAAAAATTTTGCAGAAAAATTCATCAGCAAGGTTGCAATTACAGCTCCATAAGTATATTTGGAATCCCGAAACACGCGGAGTATAG
- the rplI gene encoding 50S ribosomal protein L9, whose translation MKVILQKDVKDVGRVGELVNVSEGFARNFLFPRKLAAEATEKRVKEYEHLQRVAEAKKKKALAERQELLNKINGTTVTFKLAAGDTDKLFGTVTTTDISKELQKMGHSIDRRDIHLEEPIKVLGQHKAVVRYAEGMEAKIQIAVERA comes from the coding sequence ATGAAAGTTATTCTTCAAAAAGACGTTAAAGATGTAGGTCGTGTTGGTGAGTTGGTGAACGTTTCTGAAGGTTTCGCGAGAAACTTCCTGTTCCCACGTAAACTGGCTGCAGAAGCTACTGAAAAACGCGTAAAAGAGTACGAGCACTTGCAACGTGTAGCTGAAGCGAAAAAGAAAAAAGCTTTGGCAGAGAGACAAGAACTTCTTAACAAAATCAACGGCACGACAGTTACATTCAAACTGGCTGCTGGTGACACTGATAAATTGTTCGGTACTGTAACAACTACAGACATCTCTAAAGAACTTCAGAAAATGGGTCACTCTATTGACCGTCGTGACATCCACTTGGAAGAGCCAATCAAAGTATTGGGTCAGCACAAAGCGGTTGTTCGTTATGCTGAAGGCATGGAAGCTAAGATCCAGATCGCTGTTGAGCGCGCGTAA
- the dnaB gene encoding replicative DNA helicase, producing the protein MSTRIPPQNLDAEQSILGGLMLDREALDQVGDVLMADDFYKPGHQKIYEAIKDLHAKGQPIDIITVTNVLQSQGHMDVAGGPEYLISLLDKTISSANISTHAKIVKDKATLRRLISINSSLIEKAYDQDFVDVESFVDQAESEIFKIGDTKAKTGLVGSMEIVKASIQKIEELYKNKAEITGLATGFKKLDEMTAGLHAGEMTIIAARPSMGKTAFSLNIAQHVALRLKKTVAYFSLEMGKESMMMRMLSAESKVSMSEIRNGRIQDSAWPKLINAASALSEASIFIDDTPGVSPFEIRSRARRLKAEHGLDLIMIDYLQLMSMKQKMQSREQEVAEISKSLKAIAKELQIPVIALAQLNRGVEGRTEKKPMLSDLRESGSIEQDADVIMMLYRDDYYDKENPDKQGHAEVIVGKQRNGATGPVKMRFDAQYNRFRDADPEGSPVSPLPPPQAPPPMPGGRPKNFAPGSTV; encoded by the coding sequence ATGAGTACGCGAATTCCACCACAAAATCTTGATGCCGAACAGTCCATACTGGGCGGTTTGATGCTAGATCGCGAAGCTCTCGATCAGGTCGGTGACGTCCTGATGGCCGATGACTTCTACAAGCCTGGTCACCAGAAAATCTACGAAGCCATCAAAGATTTGCACGCCAAAGGCCAGCCCATCGATATCATCACCGTGACCAACGTTCTGCAGTCCCAGGGACACATGGACGTTGCCGGCGGTCCTGAGTATCTGATCAGCCTTCTGGATAAAACCATTTCTTCTGCGAACATTTCCACTCACGCGAAAATCGTGAAAGACAAGGCGACTTTGCGCCGTCTTATTTCCATCAACTCATCGTTGATTGAAAAAGCCTACGATCAGGATTTCGTGGACGTGGAATCCTTCGTCGATCAGGCCGAATCCGAGATCTTCAAAATTGGTGATACCAAAGCCAAAACGGGCCTGGTGGGCTCTATGGAGATCGTTAAAGCTTCCATCCAGAAAATCGAAGAGCTTTACAAAAATAAAGCGGAGATCACCGGTCTTGCCACTGGTTTCAAGAAACTGGATGAAATGACTGCGGGTCTGCACGCGGGTGAGATGACGATCATCGCCGCTCGTCCGTCGATGGGTAAAACCGCGTTCTCTCTGAATATCGCCCAGCACGTGGCGCTTCGTCTGAAGAAGACTGTTGCTTACTTCTCCCTGGAGATGGGTAAAGAGTCCATGATGATGCGTATGTTGTCTGCTGAATCCAAAGTCAGCATGAGTGAAATCCGTAACGGCCGTATCCAGGATTCTGCATGGCCGAAACTGATCAACGCCGCCAGTGCGCTTTCTGAAGCTTCCATCTTCATCGATGATACACCGGGTGTATCGCCGTTTGAGATCCGTTCCCGTGCCCGTCGTCTGAAAGCTGAACACGGTCTTGATCTGATCATGATCGACTACTTGCAGTTGATGAGCATGAAACAAAAGATGCAGTCTCGTGAGCAAGAGGTTGCCGAAATCTCCAAATCCCTGAAAGCCATCGCCAAGGAATTGCAGATTCCAGTGATCGCACTAGCCCAGCTGAATCGTGGGGTTGAGGGACGTACCGAGAAAAAACCTATGCTTTCTGACCTGCGGGAATCCGGATCCATCGAGCAGGATGCCGACGTTATCATGATGCTTTATCGTGATGACTACTACGACAAAGAAAATCCGGACAAACAAGGTCACGCCGAAGTGATCGTGGGTAAACAGCGTAACGGTGCCACCGGCCCTGTAAAAATGCGCTTCGATGCCCAGTACAATAGATTCCGCGATGCAGATCCTGAAGGCAGCCCGGTGAGTCCACTGCCTCCACCACAGGCGCCCCCACCAATGCCGGGCGGCAGACCTAAAAACTTTGCACCGGGTTCAACGGTCTAA
- a CDS encoding S1 family peptidase, with amino-acid sequence MKLINVSKALVLTTTVLAGLVACSPASQNAVNTQGTSIIGGEPVETSDSIAKTTVAIIASVQTHDGQEGSFICTGSLLKNNMVLTAGHCVPVVGDEYKEVAIYIIFNTDINKMERTDVRLVTDAVVHEDYGKMGEQGEDANDVAVLKFAGNMAPGYKVAKFLSDESLLVPGTKVTLAGYGLIETDGVNTKSDDRLRKVDVEIVESFGKTEILLDQSQGKGACHGDSGGPAFLEIKGQQYVWGITSRGAGKDGKDDCSLVSVYTKVKSQADFINGAMKTLQKRAKQTAVAAK; translated from the coding sequence ATGAAACTGATCAACGTATCTAAAGCATTGGTTCTGACGACGACGGTTCTGGCAGGTTTGGTGGCATGTTCACCGGCTTCTCAAAATGCGGTTAACACTCAAGGCACAAGCATTATCGGCGGTGAGCCGGTAGAGACTTCGGACTCCATCGCAAAGACCACAGTGGCTATTATCGCTTCTGTACAAACTCACGACGGTCAGGAAGGTTCCTTCATCTGCACGGGCTCCCTGCTTAAAAACAACATGGTTTTGACGGCTGGTCACTGCGTTCCGGTTGTGGGCGACGAATACAAAGAAGTGGCTATCTATATTATCTTCAACACTGACATCAACAAGATGGAAAGAACAGATGTTCGCCTGGTGACGGATGCGGTTGTTCATGAAGACTACGGCAAAATGGGCGAGCAAGGTGAAGACGCCAACGACGTGGCTGTATTGAAGTTCGCGGGCAACATGGCTCCGGGCTACAAAGTGGCGAAGTTCCTGTCTGACGAATCCCTGTTGGTTCCAGGCACGAAAGTGACTTTGGCGGGTTACGGTCTGATCGAAACAGATGGCGTTAACACAAAATCTGACGACCGTCTTCGTAAAGTGGACGTCGAGATCGTTGAATCCTTCGGTAAAACTGAAATCCTTTTGGATCAGTCTCAAGGCAAAGGCGCTTGCCACGGTGACTCCGGTGGTCCGGCGTTCCTGGAAATCAAAGGTCAGCAGTACGTTTGGGGTATCACCAGCCGTGGTGCCGGTAAAGACGGTAAAGATGACTGCTCTCTGGTGAGCGTTTACACGAAAGTGAAATCTCAAGCTGACTTCATCAACGGTGCGATGAAGACTTTGCAAAAAAGAGCAAAACAAACAGCAGTCGCGGCGAAGTAA
- a CDS encoding FHA domain-containing protein, with the protein MVTFIEIMDGPNEGSRFKVEEGLTLGRSKADIIIKDGKVSSTHAQFAVDGKGQFVLQDLESSNGIHINGRRVKKVALLPGVIFELGRTQFKVVTVEEELALDFSRLITWRSILQDRLGGLEAPKKSTPITLQSFSPALRLQFIQGIQTDEEIILGYGPRKAGADCLDIELLDDEAPKEAFELHSGPGMVEIKIKAPGRVTLNNKSVDAEMLKDGDLISVGNTLIKVTYI; encoded by the coding sequence ATGGTCACATTTATTGAGATTATGGACGGTCCCAACGAAGGTTCCCGCTTCAAGGTAGAAGAGGGTTTGACCCTGGGTCGATCCAAGGCCGACATCATCATCAAGGACGGAAAAGTCTCCAGCACCCACGCCCAGTTTGCGGTGGACGGGAAGGGGCAATTCGTTCTGCAGGATCTGGAATCCTCCAACGGGATCCATATCAACGGCCGCCGTGTGAAAAAAGTGGCCTTATTACCGGGGGTTATCTTCGAGCTTGGTAGGACCCAGTTCAAAGTCGTGACCGTTGAAGAAGAACTCGCCTTGGACTTCAGCCGCCTGATCACCTGGCGCAGTATCTTACAAGACCGCCTGGGGGGACTGGAAGCCCCTAAGAAATCCACACCCATCACCCTGCAAAGCTTTAGTCCTGCGCTGCGTCTACAGTTCATTCAAGGCATCCAAACCGATGAGGAAATTATTTTAGGGTACGGCCCCCGCAAGGCCGGCGCCGACTGCCTGGATATTGAGCTTTTGGATGATGAGGCCCCCAAAGAGGCCTTCGAGCTGCACTCTGGACCGGGCATGGTCGAAATAAAAATTAAAGCACCTGGCCGGGTCACACTTAACAATAAATCCGTAGATGCCGAAATGTTAAAAGATGGGGATTTGATTTCTGTGGGGAACACCCTTATTAAAGTCACCTACATCTAG
- a CDS encoding DUF2232 domain-containing protein: MKKTATPQKFITISSLSILLSMLTVVMGAPLLRVLRKTYGPVAFWILGIVVTGAAWLLNAQPLALFLGSVWMTLGAYMEMEQRGLGWWISGLLSVSVGSVAAGLGILGAFKRNGINTYAEVQGLVEKFAQKVQEMNPAVKMDPGVLMQQVPSAVVIILVLALGLGLIFERRVFSWLNLPREKIASQLKLLEYRLPDYFIWVAMTAFLLTMVSFGGKAIAILAVNILNVAIVLYFFQGLAVLEVFLNSMRAGLFIRVLTYIILVGQLLPILAVVGLIDYWVDFRARLRKMKTPSENS; encoded by the coding sequence ATGAAGAAGACGGCGACCCCACAGAAGTTCATCACAATTTCATCACTCTCGATTTTGTTGTCGATGCTCACTGTGGTCATGGGCGCCCCTCTTCTTCGTGTATTACGCAAGACTTACGGCCCCGTCGCCTTTTGGATTTTGGGGATCGTGGTCACAGGAGCAGCGTGGCTCCTGAACGCTCAACCTCTCGCTCTGTTTCTAGGCTCTGTTTGGATGACTTTAGGCGCCTATATGGAAATGGAACAACGAGGACTTGGGTGGTGGATTTCGGGACTGCTGAGTGTCTCTGTGGGATCTGTGGCCGCTGGCCTGGGTATCCTGGGGGCTTTCAAAAGAAACGGCATCAACACGTATGCTGAAGTTCAGGGACTGGTGGAAAAGTTCGCACAGAAAGTTCAGGAAATGAATCCCGCTGTGAAAATGGATCCGGGTGTTCTGATGCAGCAGGTTCCCTCAGCCGTGGTTATCATTTTGGTTTTAGCCCTGGGTTTGGGACTTATTTTTGAGAGAAGGGTTTTTTCGTGGCTCAATTTGCCCCGCGAGAAAATTGCCTCTCAGCTCAAGTTGTTGGAATATCGTTTGCCCGATTATTTTATTTGGGTGGCGATGACAGCCTTCCTTCTGACAATGGTGAGTTTTGGCGGTAAGGCCATTGCTATCCTCGCAGTTAATATACTGAACGTCGCAATCGTTCTTTATTTCTTTCAGGGGCTGGCGGTGTTGGAGGTATTTCTGAATTCGATGAGAGCAGGATTGTTCATTCGGGTTCTGACGTACATAATCTTGGTCGGTCAGTTATTGCCGATTCTGGCAGTGGTTGGCTTGATCGATTACTGGGTTGATTTCAGAGCGCGTCTTCGCAAGATGAAGACACCGTCTGAAAACAGCTAA
- a CDS encoding alpha/beta fold hydrolase has product MQTTPKTTGSFESFDGTPIYYEVRGEGEPLVLVYGIACLLNHWHHQIEYFSKKYQVISFDLRGHQKSCPVADVSQLTVEALSKDIIGLMAHLNIRKAHFAGHSFGAPLLLDLYEKKSELFLSMVFINGFAKNPIKGMFGLDVVEPFFYFVKSQYESQPDVWNTLWKLAVDNPMSMYIAALAGGFNLKVTHFKDIEVYARGVARMNLEVFLRLFEELMKYDGEPVLEKIEVPVLIISGEKDMVTPIRFQYHFKEKIKHSEFVLVPYGSHCTQLDFPDYTNLKIEKFLLDVKENKI; this is encoded by the coding sequence ATGCAGACCACACCCAAAACCACCGGCAGCTTTGAAAGCTTCGACGGCACTCCGATTTACTACGAAGTGCGCGGCGAGGGCGAGCCCCTGGTGTTGGTGTATGGCATCGCCTGTCTGCTGAATCACTGGCATCACCAGATTGAATACTTCTCCAAAAAATACCAGGTCATCAGTTTTGATCTGCGCGGGCATCAAAAGTCCTGTCCCGTGGCCGACGTCAGTCAACTGACTGTGGAAGCCCTTTCCAAAGACATTATCGGGCTTATGGCGCACTTAAATATCCGCAAGGCCCACTTTGCTGGGCACAGCTTTGGCGCGCCTCTGTTGCTGGATCTGTACGAAAAAAAGTCCGAGCTGTTTTTGTCGATGGTCTTTATCAACGGCTTTGCGAAAAATCCGATCAAGGGCATGTTCGGTCTGGATGTCGTGGAACCGTTCTTCTATTTTGTGAAGTCGCAATACGAAAGTCAGCCGGACGTGTGGAATACTCTGTGGAAACTGGCAGTGGATAACCCGATGTCGATGTACATCGCGGCCCTGGCCGGCGGATTCAATCTGAAAGTCACCCACTTCAAAGACATCGAGGTCTATGCCCGTGGCGTGGCCCGCATGAATCTGGAAGTGTTCCTGAGACTGTTTGAAGAGCTGATGAAGTACGACGGCGAACCGGTGCTGGAAAAAATCGAAGTGCCCGTGCTGATTATTTCCGGCGAAAAAGACATGGTCACGCCGATCCGCTTTCAATACCACTTCAAAGAAAAGATCAAACACTCGGAATTTGTCCTGGTGCCTTACGGGTCCCACTGCACTCAGCTGGATTTCCCGGATTACACCAATCTGAAAATCGAAAAATTCCTGCTGGATGTGAAAGAAAATAAGATCTGA